A window of Saccharomyces eubayanus strain FM1318 chromosome XII, whole genome shotgun sequence contains these coding sequences:
- the IMH1 gene encoding Imh1p produces MFKQLSQIGKNLTDELAKGLADDVNGASSNQQTEDDKSGLPKDIQIKLRKFEKYEQKYPLLLSAYKNEKQKSEKFEAIEKILAENTPISNIDDAVDTLPAFFQDLNNKNNLLNDEIKRLTKENSEVVPESTSGDILNDKEEFLQKEQGYKNDIHGLEEKMDALKNDLATLQKGKEGIILELERKVAALDQLKEEKDTKEQEDSACLFKLKEELAIKDRSFEESQLKIRELEQELASHKVTMEENTATLTELNTSLKEKEEKLENLENQSKETSKTIVSNGSLNQNVGSNNRRKKNRKGKKNKGSTSVDGINEEENFDNLINAEGYKKLKEDLQTIQEKHKDCEDWKHQYEEIKTKIESASGLEDSQLEKLEKELEKLNVELSETKKSLKEKNSELEEVRDMLRTVGNELVDAKNEIKESSSQQNEEVKAGKMELDDLRHKNAAMIEAYETKNSELKDKLDSLNKEVGFLKTSSTEKEKEQELLQNKLAKLNEELSQLALEKSNITKELTSLKISYKQKEKTVGYLEEQVKQFNEQKDAAEKSTEQLKKENIKISNRLELLKKENETLHNDITKNGNSYEAYLKENGKLSERLNILQEKYNTLQNVKSNSNEHMDSIKRQCEELNVKLKESNKKILSLEDELNEYANIVQDKTREASTLRRLVSDSQSGDLSKQKELENKLEYLTDEKSRLESELNLQTSRKASELQEWKRTAAELKSEIHALKLREKELKSEVKALDSANSDIRRKTQATSDDSNQLEQIKSNLKLALSKAEERNSELQSTNESLLNLNNELNKKFDRLLKNYRLLSSQLNTMKAKQHSDNSGRISRSSSMSSSANGNGNLSTASESHLPIEEIRSSSSLELDSEKNEKIAYIKNVLLGFLEHKEQRNQLLPVISMLLQLDSTDEKRLVMSLK; encoded by the coding sequence ATGTTCAAACAACTGTCACAAATTGGTAAGAACCTGACCGATGAATTAGCGAAGGGTTTAGCGGATGATGTGAACGGAGCCTCATCGAATCAACAAACTGAAGATGACAAGAGTGGCTTACCTAAAGATATACAAATCAAATTAAGGAAGTTTGAAAAGTACGAACAGAAGTATCCCTTGTTACTCTCAGCTTACAAAAATGAGAAACAGAAATCCGAGAAGTTTGAGGCTATCGAAAAGATTTTGGCAGAAAATACACCCATATCGAATATTGATGATGCAGTTGATACGTTGCCAGCCTTTTTCCAAGATctaaataacaaaaataatcttttgaatgatGAGATCAAGAGATTAACTAAGGAGAATTCTGAAGTGGTGCCGGAAAGTACCTCAGGGGACATActaaatgataaagaagaattctTACAGAAAGAGCAAGGATACAAAAACGATATACATGGACTAGAGGAGAAGATGGATGctttaaaaaatgatttaGCTACCTTGCAGAAAGGTAAAGAGGGTATTATATTAGAGTTAGAGAGAAAAGTAGCTGCATTGGATCAGCTTaaggaagagaaagatACCAAAGAACAGGAAGACAGTGCGtgtttattcaaattaaaGGAGGAGTTGGCCATTAAGGATCgctcttttgaagaaagcCAACTAAAAATAAGAGAACTGGAGCAGGAATTGGCGTCTCATAAAGTTACAATGGAAGAAAACACCGCGACGTTAACGGAGTTAAACACCTCTTtaaaagagaaggaagaaaaactggaaaatcTGGAAAACCAATCAAAAGAGACGTCAAAGACAATCGTGTCTAATGGCTCGTTGAACCAAAACGTAGGAAGCAACAAcagaaggaagaaaaacagaaaggggaagaaaaacaaggGAAGTACGAGTGTTGATGGCATcaatgaagaggaaaattttgataacCTAATTAATGCTGAAGGTTATAAGAAACTGAAGGAAGATTTACAAACgatacaagaaaaacataaGGATTGTGAAGACTGGAAGCATCAGtatgaagaaataaaaacaaaaatagaaaGCGCTAGTGGATTGGAAGACTCAcagcttgaaaaattagagAAAGAGCTCGAAAAACTGAATGTAGAGTTATCTGAAACTAAGAAATctttaaaagagaaaaactcCGAATTAGAAGAAGTAAGAGACATGCTGAGGACTGTAGGAAATGAACTGGTAGATGCGAAAAATGAGATAAAAGAATCATCCAGCCAGcaaaatgaagaagtaAAAGCTGGTAAAATGGAGCTCGATGACTTGCGTCATAAGAACGCAGCGATGATCGAGGCTTacgaaaccaaaaattcaGAATTAAAAGATAAATTGGATTCGTTAAACAAAGAAGTGGGGTtcttgaaaacttcaagcacggaaaaggaaaaagagcAGGAGTTATTGCAGAACAAGCTAGCCAAATTAAACGAAGAGCTTTCACAGCTGGCCCTCGAGAAGTCGAATATAACAAAGGAACTTacttctttaaaaatatcttacaagcaaaaggaaaaaactgTAGGTTACTTGGAAGAGCAGGTTAAACAGTTCAATGAGCAAAAGGATGCGGCTGAAAAGTCAACAGAGcagttgaaaaaagaaaatatcaaaatttccaataGATTAGAGCTActtaaaaaggaaaacgaaaCATTGCATAACGATATCACAAAGAATGGTAACTCTTATGAAGCCTATTTGAAGGAAAACGGCAAGTTATCTGAAAGGTTAAATATTCTGCAAGAAAAGTATAATACTTTACAAAATGTGAAGAGTAATTCGAATGAACACATGGATTCGATTAAAAGACAATGTGAGGAATTAAACGTCAAGTTGAAGGAAtctaacaagaaaatactaTCTTTAGAAGATGAACTTAATGAGTATGCTAATATTGTTCAAGACAAGACCAGAGAAGCCAGCACTTTGAGAAGATTAGTCTCAGATAGTCAATCTGGTGATTTGAGTAAGCAAAAGGAACTGGAAAATAAATTGGAGTACTTGACTGATGAGAAGAGTAGACTGGAATCGGAACTGAATTTACAAACGTCAAGAAAAGCCAGTGAATTACAAGAATGGAAGCGTACTGCGGCCGAGCTAAAATCAGAAATACACGCACTGAAGCTTCGTGAAAAAGAACTGAAGTCAGAGGTCAAGGCACTGGATTCCGCTAATAGCGATATTAGGCGCAAGACCCAGGCCACGTCGGATGATTCTAACCAACTGGAACAAATCAAATCCAATTTAAAGCTTGCGTTATCTAAAGCTGAGGAAAGAAATTCAGAATTACAATCAACCAATGAaagtcttttgaatttaaaTAATGAACTCAACAAGAAATTCGACCgactattgaaaaattaccGTTTATTGTCTTCTCAATTGAATACTATGAAGGCAAAACAACACAGCGATAATTCGGGAAGAATAAGCAGATCTAGTTCTATGAGTTCCTCCGCTAACGGGAATGGCAATCTCTCAACAGCCAGTGAGTCTCATTTGCCCATAGAAGAGATACGATCATCAAGCTCTTTAGAATTAGACTccgaaaaaaatgaaaaaattgcatatataaaaaatgttttgttGGGGTTCTTAGAGCATAAAGAACAACGAAATCAATTACTGCCTGTGATTTCCATGTTGTTACAACTGGACAGTactgatgaaaaaagacTGGTAATGTCTTTAAAGTGA